A stretch of the Tachysurus vachellii isolate PV-2020 chromosome 26, HZAU_Pvac_v1, whole genome shotgun sequence genome encodes the following:
- the mcama gene encoding cell surface glycoprotein MUC18 isoform X1 produces the protein MLPKSSVLLLTLFICYFTQEVGAQVSLTMENVVEVYKGDSAVIRCQYSFAQHPTMVMVQWFVRGPGGRRVRISYSDLSMQKVDENTTYTDRISIAGDTSAENLTVVDVTLSDEREFFCQVNGLAAGNGEGRTHLKVFNPPEPPVIEAVDSGVSVTNPLPSKIATCETREGFPKPNITWYRNREPLLPKNGQVNVVTLVTRGPSGLFTIESELQYKVARDDGEAVFSCEVSYHVPGAIRTAESRGVNVTVHYPTFNVEMWKDSPKGLVKEGDTVEIRCQGDGNPPPTFTFSREQEPDVGLEAEGKVLVLKDVTRRDSGMYRCQALDLDSENTDVGASLQLAVNYLDPAVVIPKDSEIMLKGESLTATCNALSSLETSTVWFKDGVEIRRGHVMLLQDATFDTAGRYECEVTVPDIPGLHTSGSVHIIVHGAPELRDVEREVPMMERVGKWLNLTCEARGFPRPVITWNVTGSPNSREVVKKETEDVAQSILTLKVTMDTVATCSATNMMGADTKNYTITSIPIVTPTARKDAVDNSGVMIVIIIISLLLVAILGSVLYFLYKKGKLPCGRSGKQEISKETTNKDNIVVEMKAEKTEKTEKTVLLKGVNGNNKPPSDQYTDLHK, from the exons tCGGCGCCCAAGTGTCGCTGACTATGGAAAATGTCGTCGAAGTGTATAAAGGGGATTCGGCTGTCATCCGGTGCCAGTACAGTTTTGCTCAACATCCCACCATGGTCATGGTGCAATGGTTTGTG CGTGGTCCTGGAGGTAGAAGAGTGAGGATCTCCTACAGCGACCTTTCCATGCAGAAGGTGGACGAGAACACGACCTATACAGACCGCATCAGCATCGCAGGGGACACCAGCGCCGAGAACCTGACCGTCGTAGACGTCACGCTCTCGGACGAGAGGGAGTTTTTCTGCCAGGTCAACGGCCTTGCTGCTGGCAACGGAGAGGGCAGGACCCACCTGAAGGTTTTCA acccTCCAGAACCTCCTGTGATAGAAGCGGTTGATTCTGGAGTTTCAGTGACCAATCCATTACCGTCAAAG attgcAACCTGCGAAACAAGAGAAGGCTTCCCCAAACCAAACATCACCTGGTATCGCAATCGTGAGCCACTGCTTCCCAAAAATGGCC AGGTGAACGTGGTTACCCTGGTGACCAGAGGGCCCAGCGGACTGTTCACGATCGAGAGCGAGCTCCAGTATAAAGTTGCAAGGGATGACGGCGAGGCTGTGTTCTCATGCGAGGTCAGCTATCACGTCCCCGGTGCCATACGAACGGCCGAATCCAGAGGCGTCAACGTCACGGTGCACT acCCGACATTCAATGTCGAGATGTGGAAGGATTCGCCGAAGGGCCTGGTCAAGGAGGGGGACACGGTGGAGATCCGTTGCCAGGGTGATGGCAATCCCCCACCGACCTTCACTTTCAGCCGAGAACAA GAGCCTGATGTGGGTCTGGAGGCAGAAGGCAAAGTGCTGGTCCTGAAGGATGTGACACGCAGAGACAGCGGCATGTACCGTTGCCAAGCGCTGGACCTGGACTCTGAGAACACTGACGTAGGGGCGAGCTTGCAGCTTGCCGTGAACT atcttGACCCAGCTGTGGTGATTCCCAAAGACTCGGAGATCATGCTGAAGGGAGAAAGTCTGACAGCCACATGTAACGCTTTGTCCTCTCTAGAGACATCCACTGTGTGGTTTAAG gacGGTGTAGAGATAAGACGAGGACACGTGATGCTGCTTCAGGACGCTACGTTCGACACAGCCGGACGTTACGAATGCGAGGTGACCGTTCCCGACATACCAGGCCTGCACACCAGCGGATCGGTGCATATAATAGTGCACG GCGCTCCTGAGCTGAGGGATGTGGAGAGGGAGGTGCCCATGATGGAGAGGGTGGGAAAGTGGCTGAACCTGACCTGCGAAGCCAGAGGTTTCCCTCGACCTGTTATTACCTGGAACGTAACCGGCAGCCct AATTCACGTGAAGTggtaaagaaagagacagaggatgTTGCCCAAAGCATCTTGACTCTGAAGGTGACCATGGACACGGTTGCTACGTGCAGCGCAACAAACATGATGGGTGCAGACACCAAGAACTACACCATCACAAGCA TTCCTATCGTAACCCCGACAGCGAGGAAGGACGCAG TCGATAACAGCGGCGTGATGATCGTGATCATAATCATCAGCCTTCTCCTCGTAGCCATCTTGGGCAGCGTGCTGTACTTCCTGTACAAGAAGGGAAAGCTGCCCTGTGGACGTTCTGGCAAACAGGAGAT CTCCAAAGAGACAACCAACAAGGATAACATTGTGGTGGAGATGAAGGCGGAGAAaacagagaagacagagaagACGGTACTACTGAAGGGCGTCAACGGCAACAACAAACCTCCAAGCGACCAG TACACTGACCTGCACAAATAA
- the mcama gene encoding cell surface glycoprotein MUC18 isoform X2: MLPKSSVLLLTLFICYFTQEVGAQVSLTMENVVEVYKGDSAVIRCQYSFAQHPTMVMVQWFVRGPGGRRVRISYSDLSMQKVDENTTYTDRISIAGDTSAENLTVVDVTLSDEREFFCQVNGLAAGNGEGRTHLKVFNPPEPPVIEAVDSGVSVTNPLPSKIATCETREGFPKPNITWYRNREPLLPKNGQVNVVTLVTRGPSGLFTIESELQYKVARDDGEAVFSCEVSYHVPGAIRTAESRGVNVTVHYPTFNVEMWKDSPKGLVKEGDTVEIRCQGDGNPPPTFTFSREQEPDVGLEAEGKVLVLKDVTRRDSGMYRCQALDLDSENTDVGASLQLAVNYLDPAVVIPKDSEIMLKGESLTATCNALSSLETSTVWFKDGVEIRRGHVMLLQDATFDTAGRYECEVTVPDIPGLHTSGSVHIIVHGAPELRDVEREVPMMERVGKWLNLTCEARGFPRPVITWNVTGSPNSREVVKKETEDVAQSILTLKVTMDTVATCSATNMMGADTKNYTITSIPIVTPTARKDAVDNSGVMIVIIIISLLLVAILGSVLYFLYKKGKLPCGRSGKQEISKETTNKDNIVVEMKAEKTEKTEKTVLLKGVNGNNKPPSDQ; encoded by the exons tCGGCGCCCAAGTGTCGCTGACTATGGAAAATGTCGTCGAAGTGTATAAAGGGGATTCGGCTGTCATCCGGTGCCAGTACAGTTTTGCTCAACATCCCACCATGGTCATGGTGCAATGGTTTGTG CGTGGTCCTGGAGGTAGAAGAGTGAGGATCTCCTACAGCGACCTTTCCATGCAGAAGGTGGACGAGAACACGACCTATACAGACCGCATCAGCATCGCAGGGGACACCAGCGCCGAGAACCTGACCGTCGTAGACGTCACGCTCTCGGACGAGAGGGAGTTTTTCTGCCAGGTCAACGGCCTTGCTGCTGGCAACGGAGAGGGCAGGACCCACCTGAAGGTTTTCA acccTCCAGAACCTCCTGTGATAGAAGCGGTTGATTCTGGAGTTTCAGTGACCAATCCATTACCGTCAAAG attgcAACCTGCGAAACAAGAGAAGGCTTCCCCAAACCAAACATCACCTGGTATCGCAATCGTGAGCCACTGCTTCCCAAAAATGGCC AGGTGAACGTGGTTACCCTGGTGACCAGAGGGCCCAGCGGACTGTTCACGATCGAGAGCGAGCTCCAGTATAAAGTTGCAAGGGATGACGGCGAGGCTGTGTTCTCATGCGAGGTCAGCTATCACGTCCCCGGTGCCATACGAACGGCCGAATCCAGAGGCGTCAACGTCACGGTGCACT acCCGACATTCAATGTCGAGATGTGGAAGGATTCGCCGAAGGGCCTGGTCAAGGAGGGGGACACGGTGGAGATCCGTTGCCAGGGTGATGGCAATCCCCCACCGACCTTCACTTTCAGCCGAGAACAA GAGCCTGATGTGGGTCTGGAGGCAGAAGGCAAAGTGCTGGTCCTGAAGGATGTGACACGCAGAGACAGCGGCATGTACCGTTGCCAAGCGCTGGACCTGGACTCTGAGAACACTGACGTAGGGGCGAGCTTGCAGCTTGCCGTGAACT atcttGACCCAGCTGTGGTGATTCCCAAAGACTCGGAGATCATGCTGAAGGGAGAAAGTCTGACAGCCACATGTAACGCTTTGTCCTCTCTAGAGACATCCACTGTGTGGTTTAAG gacGGTGTAGAGATAAGACGAGGACACGTGATGCTGCTTCAGGACGCTACGTTCGACACAGCCGGACGTTACGAATGCGAGGTGACCGTTCCCGACATACCAGGCCTGCACACCAGCGGATCGGTGCATATAATAGTGCACG GCGCTCCTGAGCTGAGGGATGTGGAGAGGGAGGTGCCCATGATGGAGAGGGTGGGAAAGTGGCTGAACCTGACCTGCGAAGCCAGAGGTTTCCCTCGACCTGTTATTACCTGGAACGTAACCGGCAGCCct AATTCACGTGAAGTggtaaagaaagagacagaggatgTTGCCCAAAGCATCTTGACTCTGAAGGTGACCATGGACACGGTTGCTACGTGCAGCGCAACAAACATGATGGGTGCAGACACCAAGAACTACACCATCACAAGCA TTCCTATCGTAACCCCGACAGCGAGGAAGGACGCAG TCGATAACAGCGGCGTGATGATCGTGATCATAATCATCAGCCTTCTCCTCGTAGCCATCTTGGGCAGCGTGCTGTACTTCCTGTACAAGAAGGGAAAGCTGCCCTGTGGACGTTCTGGCAAACAGGAGAT CTCCAAAGAGACAACCAACAAGGATAACATTGTGGTGGAGATGAAGGCGGAGAAaacagagaagacagagaagACGGTACTACTGAAGGGCGTCAACGGCAACAACAAACCTCCAAGCGACCAG TAA